Part of the Liberibacter crescens BT-1 genome is shown below.
TTTCTTTATAAGACCACAGAACCTATCCTTAAACCTATTCGCAATTTACTACCGGATCTTGGAGGTATTGATATTTCTCCAATAATTCTCTGGCTTATCATATTCTTTATACAAACATCTTTACTGAATTTCATGAGATAAAATGATCTTTAAAAGAGTCAAAATGATGTATAATAATAGTTAAATTTATCTATGAAGAAACTTTGTAGTATAAAGATGTCCTGAATAAACAAAATTTATTCAGAATAACGCTCAATTGCAGCTAATATCACATTATGAGCATCTTTTATACCTTTCCATTGATCTATCTTAACCCATTTACCTTCTTCAAGGTCTTTATAATGCCTAAAGAAATGTTCTATCTTTTTTAAATCAATTTCTGGTATATCTTTATAACTTTGTATCTTTTTATAACTGGTAGTTACATGGTCTGAAGGAACAGCAAGTATTTTTTCATCTTTACCAGAATTATCTTCCATAATCATAACTCCAATTGGACGAACATTTATAACAGATCCAGGGAATAAAGGCTCTGTATTATAAATCAACACATCAATTGGATCTCCATCATCAGAGCAAGTATGAGGTACAAAACCATAATTACCTGGATATAACATAGGTGTAGAAATAAATCTATCAACAAAAAGAACTTCAGCCTTTTTATCCATTTCGTATTTCACTGGATGTCCATAAAGTGAAATTTCAATTATAACATTGATATCGTCTGGCGGATTTCTACCAATAGATATTGACTTTACATTCATATATTATCCTTTTCATAAATAAACATAAATACAAATTTATATTATACTCTGAAAATCTAGATCATAAAAATAATAACCTGAATCTTCATTAAAGATATGAATTCACCCAAAAAGATTATCAAGTGAGATTTTCAATTTAAAATAGATAATCTATTGTCATATTTTTTAATAAAAACCTTTACTATCCTTAATATTCTAAATGAATATCTTCATCCTTAATAAGCCTTATATAATGATTTAAGCTTCTTTCCAACTTATTATTCTATATATTCACTGATCAATAATTTCAAAAATTAATAACGATATCAGTTACTCCAATATAATTAGTTCATCTCCCGTATTTTGCCATGCCGTTTTCGTTCATTAGGATCAAGATATAATTTTCTTAAACGTATAGACTTTGGTGTTACCTCCACTAACTCATCATCTTTTATCCACGACAAAGCTCTCTCTAAAGTCATTCGAATGGGTGGTGTCAATTTTACAGCTTCATCTTTTCCAGCTGCACGAATATTAGTTAACTTCTTTCCTTTAAGAACATTTACATCAAGATCATTTTCACGAGAATGGATCCCTATTATCATGCCTTCATAAACCTTTTCACCCGGCTCTATAATTATTGAACCTCGATCTTCAAGATTAAACAACGCATAAGCAACAGCCTGACCCGATTCATTCGCTAATAGGACACCATTATTACGACCTTCAATTTCTCCTTTATACGGTTGATAAGAATTAAATAATCGATTTATCACCGCTGTTCCTCGAGTATCAGTCATTAATTCAGATTGATAACCAATCAATCCACGTGTAGGACATAAAAATACAAGACGAACACGCTCTTTACCAGAAGGACGAAGTTCAATCATCTCTGCTTTACGTAAATTCATTTTTTGAACAACAATTCCAGAATATTCTTCATCAACATCAATTACAATTTCTTCAATTGGTTCAAGAAGAACGCCCTCTTCACTCTTATGCATAACAACACGAGGACGAGACACCGCTAATTCAAACCCTTCACGACGCATCGTTTCAATTAAAATAGAAAGCTGAAGCTCTCCTCTCCCAGAAACGAAAAAAGAGTCTTTATCACTACTTTCTTCAACTGTAAGAGTAATATTCCCTTCTGTTTCTTTTAAAAGACGATCGCGAATAACCCTACTTGTAACTTTATCACCTTCTGTTCCAGCTAATGGAGAATTATTTACAATAAAAGTCATAGTAACAGTTGGCGGATCAATTGGTTGTGCTTTTAAAGGCTGATTAACCGATATATCGCAAAAAGTATCAGCAACAGTTGCTTTCATTAAACCAGCAATAGAAACTATATCACCTGCATGCGCTTCATCAATGACCTGTCGTTCAATACCCCGAAATGCAAGTATCTTAGAAATACGACCAGTCTCAACTAAAGAACCATCAGAACTTAATGCCTTTATATTTTGATTAGGTTTAATAATACCAGAACTAATACGACCCGTTATAACACGCCCTAAAAATGGATTAGCCTCTAAAATAGTTCCTATCATTTTAAATGGCTGTTCTGTATCTACAATTGGCACAGGAACATGTTTAATAATAAGATTAAAAAGAGGAGATAATCCTTGATCCTGCGGGCCTTCAGGAGATAAACTCATCCAACCAGAACGGCCAGATCCATACAAAATTGGAAAGTCAAGTTGATCATTATTTGCATCTAAAGACACAAAAAGATCAAACACTTCATTAACAACCTGATCTGCACGTGAATCAGAACGATCAATTTTATTAACAACTACTATAGGACACAACCCTATTCTTAATGCTTTTCCAACAACAAATTTAGTTTGAGGCATTGGCCCTTCAGCTGAGTCAACAAGAACAACAACCCCATCCACCATAGATAATATACGTTCAACTTCACCACCAAAATCAGCATGGCCTGGTGTATCTACTATGTTAATACGTATATCGTTCCAAACAACAGAAGTTACCTTTGCAGTAATAGTAATGCCACGTTCTTTTTCTAAATCACTCGAGTCCATCACACGCTCAACAACACGTTGATTATCTCGGAAAGCGCCTGATTGTTTTAGCAACTCGTCTACAAGGGTAGTCTTCCCATGGTCTACATGAGCGATAATCGCAATATTGCGAATATTCATATTTCTAATATCTTTCATTTACAAAATTATTGGATAGTTAATACTAGGTATATATACTCTAAATTTAAATTAAAATATTCTTTAAAAGACTTATTCATAAAAACAAAAACACAATACACTATAAAATATAAAAATAACTTACATCAACACAATTTTTATAACCATTTTTTACGTGTTGCAAGAGTACGAAGCCTCAAAGCATTGAGTTTTATAAAACCTTCTGAATCTTTCTGATTATAAACACCAAAATCATCTTCAAAAGTCACAAGATTTGTAGAATAAAGAGACTTATTGCTTTCACGACCAATAACAATAATATTACCTTTATAAAGCTTCAGTGTAACAGTCCCCTCTACCTCCTCTTGACTCTTATCAATTAATGCCTGCAACATTTCTCTTTCAGGAGAAAACCAAAAACCACAATAAATAAGTTCTGCATAACGAGGCATTACTTCATCCTTTAGATGAGCTGCCCCTCGATCTAAAGTAATGGATTCAATAGCACGATGCGCAACGAGTAAAATGCTTCCACCAGGGGTTTCATATATACCTCGAGATTTCATACCTACAAATCGATTTTCTACGATATCAATACGACCAATCCCATTATTACTCCCATATTCATTGAGTTTTACCAACAATAATTCAGGAGGAAGAATTTCATCATTTATAGAAACAGGATCACCTTTCTTAAAACCAATTTTAATCACACAAGGTTTATCTGGTGCCTTTTCAGGAGAAATAGTTATTCCATGAACATATTCAGGAGCTTCCTGTGATGGATCTTCTAAAATCTTTCCTTCAGAAGAAGAATGTAATAAATTACAATCTACCGAAAAAGGTACATCGCCTCTCTTATCTTTCGGAATAGGAATATTATGCTTTTCTGCAAATTCTATAAGCTGCCCACGACTTTTAAAAGACCACTGACGCCATGGCGCAATAATTTTTATATCAGGATCCAATGCATACGCCGATAACTCAAATCTTACCTGATCATTGCCTTTACCAGTAGCTCCATGAACAATAGCATCAGCCTTTGTTTCATGAGCTATTTCAATCAAATATTTTGAAATTAAAGGACGAGCTATAGAAGTTCCAAGTAAATAAAAACCCTCATAAACAGTATTAGCTCTAAACATTGGAAAAACAAAATCACGAACAAATTCACGCTGTAAATCTTTTATATATATTTTTCCAACACCAAACATTTCTGCTTTTTTACGAGCAACTTGCAATTCTTCTCCCTGACCTAAATCTGCTGTAAAAGTAATAACCTCAACACCAAGCTCCACCTGAAGCCATTTCAGTATAATTGAAGTATCAAGACCACCAGAATAAGCAAGAACAACTTTTTTTACATCTTTATTTATATGCATAACTTATTTCTTTAAAAACCCAAGCATTACTATTAATTAATCACTCTCTTGCATCAATGAGTTAGAATTCTAAACTTAGAAGATTATAACCTCTTACTATTTACCAACATACATTTTCCCAAAAAACTTTATATATTTTTATTTTTTATGCCAAGTAAAAATATTGCTCTACAAGCTAATCCCAACAATCTTTTTCCATTTTTTGTCCTAGGCTACAAACTTAAATTGATTAACCCACTTTTAAAAGTCATGCATTCTACCATGTTTAACTTATTTTCAATATCTAGAATTAATGACTACGTGATTTAATCTTAGCTGGGAAATTTTTATACAACTTTTCTAATTTAGATGGTATTACTGCCAAGCAATACCTATTCTTTTGTCCTTCACTGTTCCAATAATTCTGATGATAATCTTCTGCAGGATACCATTGTCCCAATGGTTCAATAGTAGTAACAATTGAGTTGCTATAATTAATCTGTGCACGCTGAATAGAAGCCTTAGCTTCCTCATTCTGATGAGGCGTGGCAGGGAAAATTGCAGAACGATACTGGGTACCAATATCATTATCCTGACGGTTTAGCTGAGTAGGATCATGTATTGTAAAACTTATATCCAGAAGCTCTCCATAACTGATCTGAGATGGAATAAAACTTATGCGAACGGCTTCAGCATGACCTGTTGTTCCTGTACATACTTGCTCGTAAGTAGGATTGGGAACATGACCGCCAGTATATCCACTCTCAACCCACTCTACTCCTATTAAATCTCTAAATACTGCCTCAATGCACCAAAAGCAACCACCAGCAATTACTGCATATTCAATTGCCATAAAACCTCGTTTGCAATGTATAATCTCTGAAGATACTATGAAAGAACAGTTTCGTTCAAGAAAAAAATTCTTTCATAGTATTCTATGACATAAAGTACCTCTCTATACTTTATTTATACAACTTTATTTATACACAAGTGGTAATATGATATGCACTTTATCTTGATGAAAAATCAAAAGGTGGTTGTTTTGGTTGAAGCACCGTAATATATCCCGTTCCTTTTATAGGCATAGGTGTTTGAATAGTATTCACAACTTCTTTTTTATTGACGTCAATAACAGAAACTATTCCATCTCCTCCATGAGTAACAAAAGCATATTTTCCATCAAAAGTAATGGCTGCAAACCTACCATCTTTACCTTTAGGAGATGCACCTGGAACAGGGCCAGATGAAAGTTTCTTAAGAGAAATCTTATCAAATTTTCCAAAATCTTTTGAATGAGGATCAACAACAAGTATATTGAGTAAATCTTGTTCTGCTTCAATAGTAGGAAATACAGCAAATGTCTTTGAAATTCCCCCACGCCCTACTAATCCTTTTCCGAAACGTATTCGTTTTCCTGACATAGAATTCAAATCTACAACGTGAAGATCAACAAACGCATTTACCCAATCTTCTGGTTTATCCGTGGGCGTATTGATTGCTCCAAAAACATACCGATTATCAATTGTTAAACGTTGACGATAATTTTGCCCACCTTCAAAGGTATCAATATTCCAAGGAATTTTTTTAACATTGATTAAGCCATTTTCAGTTAATTTTCCAATAAACATTCCTTCCTTAGTGGATCCCGTCCACATCCCAGTAACTTTTGAAACACTATCACCATGTCCCCCTGAAGCTACACGATGTGATGATAATGGCTTCAAATAACCATCTTTAATGGATGATTTTGTAATTTTAGGATCTAGAATAGAAGAAAGAGAATAAGTGTTTACAGTTTCCCCTGCATGTAAGATAACCATAGCGGGATCTCCTCCAACCGCAATACCCAATTCAGCATCTGGCTTTCCAGTATCAAAATCAATGACTTTGATTAATTTTCTGTTCTTTACATCCACCACTGCAAGTGTCTCAATGGAGTTATTGTCATCATCTGATGTTAAAAAATAATAATTCTCATCTTGGGATAATGCAGCCCAAGCATAACGCTCTTTTGTTATTGGTATAGGAATACTAGAAACAATCTGGGGCTTATCTTTTGTGATATCTAAGAACAAGAGAGAATGTGACTGATCATCAGGGATTAAAACATATCCATCAGAAATTGTCATAACGCCAACATGATTCCCTAACATAATATCTGAAAAATCAGCTGATAATTTTAAATCAGGCAAATCATAAATAACAAAGCGCTTTGATAAAGAATCAGCAACTAGCAATTTCATTGAATTTACAGAATTTGCAAAAACTGTATTAAAAAGCCCAAAAAATAGTAATATTGATGATATTATAGATACTAAAGACACGATTATTTCTCCCTTAAAAAATGTTATAACATAACATTTTTTAATTAAAATACCAAATGTATTTAAAAATCAAGAAAATAATTATTTGGTATAATGAAAATAGTTTCTTAGGATTTTTTAGAAGTTTTTCATGTAAGAATGAAAGATTGAGCAACCCGTATTCATCTATATAAATTTATTTTTGATTTCACAAAATAATTTTAAGTATTCTAGATGCCTTTTTAATATTCCCTTAGTTCTATTTCTTTCATTCTTGCTAAAATGCTATAAAAAACACTATATTCATTATAAATTGAAAGCCTGAACAGAAAAATTATCAGAAGTATTTACATTTTTTAAAAAGCATTGCCATTTCCGTCTGTAAAAATATCCTTCCCAGGATCCAGTTTATTTGTTATTGTATAACTTGTTAATAGAAATCCCTTCAAATATTTTTTAGAGACTTTTAAACGTACTATATTGCATCTTTCTTGATCCCAAACACTTCATACAAAAAAACAGATAACTAACCTTCTTCACAAAGGAAAAGCAGCCAACACTTATCGCGATGATCTGCATCAAAAAAGTTATCCTATGCTTTGCTTATATTAAGATTGTTATAATTCTTACAGCCAAAACCTGCTATGAAAACGCAGATAAATTTTCTCTTTTCTGCGGACCTACAAAATCCTTTAAAAGGAATTAAAATAAGACAAAGATGCACAAATTCTTTAAAAACATTTATAAATTCATACAATTATTTATCAAATTTTATCAAGCAACTGATCAGATGTTACAAGCTTATCTGTGACATTGATCTTGCCGAGGAGATAATCCACAACTTTTTCTTCAAAAATAGGAGCACGCAGTGAAGATAGAGCCTCTGGGGAACTCCGATAATAATTAAGTATTTTTTTCTCTTGGCCTGGAAACTTCTGCAACTGTTCATAAAGAGCAGATTTTATTTCATCCTCTTTAATTTCAATATTCGTATTTTCTCCAATAACACCCAAAATAATCCCTAACCGAACACGACGTTCGGCTAACTTATAATATTCTTCACGCTCTTTATCATCAAGAGCACCATGTGCATGTTCATGTTCATGAGAACCTGAGTTTGAATGTTGAACTTGCTCAATAATACTTTTAAATTCAATATCCACTAAGCGTTGTGGAATCTCCAATTTGTACCTATTATCAAAATAATCAAAGATTTGACGTTTAATTTTTTGTCTAGATACAGATTCATACTGTTCTTTGAGCTTTTTATGAACAAATTCTTTAAGTTGTTCTTCTGTTTCGAATCCAAGTCTTGAAGCAAGCGCGCTTTTTTCTTCATTGAGAACAGGAAAAGAAACTTTTTTGACAGTAACATCAAAAACCACTTTTTTACCAGCAACAGCCTTATCTAGATAATCTTCTGGAAAAGTAACATCAAAAATCTTATTTTCACCAGCCTTCACTCCTAAAAGCTTATTCTCAAATTCAAAGTTAGATTTTTCTGCACCAAGAACTAGCTGAAGCCCTTCTTGAGGTCCATCTTTAAAATCTTCATCATCTATCTTAGCACGATAATCCATCGTTATCTGATCACCAATTTCAGAAACCCCAGCTTTTTCTTTATAAACAAGATTATTTTTAATAATCTTTAACATTTGCTCGTTGACTTCTTGTTCATCAACTTCACAAACCTCACGAACTATATGGAAATCATCAAATGGCTGAATTTCTACTAGAGGCATAACCTCATAAGACAAAATAAACTTTAAATCACTGGTACCTTCCAAAAGTCCTTTAAATGCATCTTCTTCCTTAATAAGCTTAACATCTGGTTGAGTTGCTGGTTTTTCACCACGTTCTGATAAAACAGCAGAAGTTTTATCCCGAACGACCTCATTAATAACATCTTCTAATATAGATTTACCGTACATCTTTTTAAGATAAGAAACAGGAACCTTGCCAGGACGAAAGCCCTTAATATTTACCTTATTCTTTAAATCCTGAAGGCGTTGATTAAGGTTAGCCATAAAGTGATCAGACGGAATGATTATCTCCACTTCTCGCTTTAAACCTTCTGCAACGCTCTCAATAACTTGCATTTTAACCCCTTCAGTAGCTTACATCACATGTTAAAAACATCAGAAGACATCTAATTGTTTTTAACAACGCTTTATATAAAGATATGTAGTATTATCAACCCCTATATCTTTATATCAATTTAAAAAGAACCTATATCTATTATAAAAGATTACTAAAAGCTATCAAAATAATCCTTATCAGCTTTTTCTTCTTTTAATTATATACAAAAAACCTAAGTATTCGATTACTTATCAAAAGTAAACACAGCAAGAAATTTTAAATCGAAAAATCTTGTTATAGCATTAAACTGAAATTTAACCAACCTATTACAATGATACGCAAACAAAATACAAAACCTTACTTATCATTTTTATCTCTAATCTCATGAATTAATACACCTACAATCATCTTTTAACTAAAGTGTTATGAAGTATCCCCCTGAATTATCTTTTTTATAAAGCTTTATCATTCTATTGACTTTCAAAGCTTCTTCCTCCCAGATAAGCCATCTGAACTTCATGATTATCAAGAAGCTCCTCTCCACTACCACTAATGACTATTTTACCCTTACTCATAACATAAGCTCTATTTGCTAACTTCAAAGCAGCAAATGCACTTTGCTCAACAAGTAACACAGTTAATCCATATTTAACATTTAAAATTTTTATTACCTCAAATATTTGCTTTACTAACAAAGGTGCCAAGCCCAAAGAAGGTTCATCTAAAATCAGCAATTTTGGCCTAGACATAAGCGCACGCCCAATAGCAAGCATTTGCTGTTCACCTCCAGATAAAGTCCCTGCTAATTGCTTCTGACGCTCTTTAAGTCTCGGGAAAAGCTGAAATACATTCATTAAGTCATCATTAAAATATTTTAATTTATCAATGACGGCTCCCATTTGCAGATTTTCATAAACCGTCATCCTTTGGAAAATTCGACGACCTTCTGGAACAATAGCAATACGCAAGTGTGCAATTTTGTAGGAAGGCATACGCGTAATCTCATGATTTTCAAAAAAAACTTTCCCAGCATGAGCTGATATACTACCAAAAATTGTCATCATTAAAGTTGACTTACCAGCACCGTTAGCGCCTATTAAAGCAACAATCTCATTGCTATAAATATCTATATCAACTCCTGCCAATGCTTGAATAGAACCATAATATGTTTCCAGATCACGCACCTTTAAAAGTAACTGTTTTTCTCTCATAGCAAACTACCAACATTTTGGTGATCATTTTTTAAATCATCATCATTATCATCATCATCATCTCTTCCCAAATAGGCAGAAATAACTTTTGGATCATTCCTTATTTCTTCAGGAGAACCATCAGCAATCCTAACTCCATATTCTAAAACTATAACATGATCTGATATTTCCATAACCACCGACATATCATGTTCAATCAACATTACCGAAGTACCCATATCTTTACAAATACCTACCAATAATTCATTGAGAACCAAAGACTCAGAAATATTCAATCCAGCAGCTGGCTCATCCAAACAAAGAAGATTGGGTTCTGCACACATAGCTCGAGCGATTTCAAGATAGCGCTGACTACCATACGGGAGATCACTTGCCAGATCGTTAGCACGATCTACAAGACCAATACGCTCTAACCAATAGTACGCTTTTTGAACTGCTTCATTTGTACTATTTTTATAAACATCAAGATTCAAAAGACCAAAAACACCATATCCAGATGCTCTCGAAAGATAGTTGTGTTGTGATACCATCAGATTTTCTAGAACAGTTAACCCGGGAAACAATCGAACATTTTGAAATGTGCGCACTACCTTTGCATTTCGTGCAATAGAAAAATCAGACATCTTTTCAAGAAAATATTGTTTTCCTGAAGCATCTTTTAACAACAATATTCCTGTTTTTGGCTTATAAAAACCTGTAATACAATTAAAAACTGTTGTTTTTCCTGCTCCATTCGGACCAATTAATGCAGTAATTTTTCCTCGCATTATATCAAAAGACAAGCTACCTATTGCTATTAATCCGCCAAAGGTCATTGAAAGATTCTGAACTTTCAATATAAAGTCGCTTTCTAATGATTTTTTAACCACTAAAACCATAAAACTTGATCTTTCTTTTTAATTATTATTAAGTAACTTCTTCTTATCCAAGAGAATAGACGGTTGACGAAACCGACTTAAACCATGAGGATTCAATACCATTACCAAAATAAGAGCCAAGCCAAACAATAACATTCGATAAAGCTCTGGGGTAAAATTCTGACCAAATATAAAAGTCATAAAACTCATATTACGCAATATTTCAGTACCGCCAATTATAGCAAAAGCAGCAACAGTAATACCTAAAAGAGAAGTCATTCCACCAAAAACAACAATAGTCAAAATGATTACAGATTCTAAAAATCCAAATGACTCTGGAGATATAAAACCTTGTCTTGCAGCAAAAAAAGCTCCGGACACACCTCCCAGCACTGAGCTAACAAAAAAAGATCCCAGTTTAATAAAAGTAACATTTATTCCAAGAGAGCGACATGCTATCTCATCTTCACGCACAGCTTCCCAGGCGCGACCGATTGGCAAAGAACGTAAGCGAACAATAAGCCACGCTGCTAACAAGACAAAGAAAAAGAAAACATAAAACAAAAAAATCTTATAATAGATAGGTGAAAATGGAATATTGAATACACGCGAGAAACCATCTTGAGAAGCGTTAATCTTTATTCCAAAAAATGTCAGTTTTTTAATTCCAAAAATCCCTGAATTTCCATTAGTTAATGATCCCCAATTAACAGCTATAATACGAACAATTTCAGCTATCGCCAATGTGATAATAGCCAAATAATCACCTCGAAGTCTAATCGTAGATAAGCCGATTAAAACTCCAAAAAAACCTGAAACAATAGCAGAAAAAAACACAAGGCTCCATGGAGAAAAATTAAACTTCATCCCCAGTATAGCATACGTATATGCACCTATCGCATAAAAAGCAACATACCCGATATTAAGCAAACCTGTTACCCCAACAACAACACTTAAGCCCCACGCATGCATGATGTAAAGAAAGCCTTGTACCCCTAAATTATCCACATACTTTAAAGATCCATGCAGACCAAGAAAATAAACAACGACTAAAGGGTAGACTGCTGTCAGAGAAAACAATACACTTAAAGAGATTTTTTTAGAGAAACGCTTAGGATTAAATTGCATTAAAAACTTAAACGAATGTTTTTTGTCCTTTAACCAAAGCAACAACACCTGTAAAACTATTTTTCCTAAAAGCAAAACTGCTAAAAAAACAATTAATGTATTAAAACGAAATTTCCAAAGCATTTCATGATTTGCACCCTCGAAAATTTGAATACCAACAAATAAAAAAAACAATCCCAGTGATAAAGCACCTGTTATCAAAGTCTCTTTTAAAAAAGTGAATAACCCACAAAAAAACAATCTCTTAGATCTATCCATAACTAAACTTTCTCAACTTCAGGGCGCCCTAAAATACCTGTTGGCTTAAACAGCAACACTAAAATAAGTATAGAAAAAGTTGCAATATCTTTATACCCTACAGGTAAATAAGCAGACCAAAAGGACTCAATTAATCCAACTAATACGCCACCCAATACCGCTCCTGACATTGATCCAATGCCCCCTAAAACGGCTGCTGTAAAGGCTTTAATCCCAGGAAGATATCCTGAATAAAAAGAAATCACACCATAATAGATTAAATACATAATTCCAGCAATAGCAGCCAAAGAAGCAGCCACAACAAAAGTTATAGAGATAATCTTATCTACATTAATACCTAACAAAGCCGTCATTGTTGCATCTTGTTCAGAAGCACGTTGAGCTCTTCCAAAAGCAGTCTTATTAACAACAAACCAGAAAATAGACAAAAGAACGAGAGTAACACTAATGACAACAATCTGCTTAAGAGAAATATCTAATTTTCCTAATTTATAAATTTCATTCATCAAAGGAGGTATTGCTTTATTATAAGAGCCTTGAGATGCTTGAACAAAATTAGTAATGCTAATGGAAACACCTATAGAAGTAACTAACGGGGCTAATCTGAATGATTTACGCAATGGTCGATATGCAATCCGTTCAACAGACCAATTCCATAAACTACAGACAAAAACGGCTCCCATTAACATGATTGCCAAAACAACTATGATTGATAGCTCTGGAAAAGATGTCGTTAAAACACTAAAAATGATAAATCCAGAGAAGCCACCAAGCATGAATATATCACCATTAGCAAAATTAATCATTCTCATAATACCATAGACCATTGTATATCCAATAGCTATGAGCCCATATATTGATCCAAGGGCTAAACCATTTATCAGCTGCTGGATAAAATAATTCATAGTCACCTCCTCTTTCTCAAAAACTGAATAATATTCAATTTCTTACTGAAAAACTTAAAAACTATAGGATATCAAAAAAGACATCTCAACTTTAGATCTAAATTTTGACATAAAAATAAAATGTAATTATCCATAAAGGATAAAATTTAGAAAAAGCTTGTTTCGCTAGGAATTATAATAGAACACCCATCATTAAACTAACAAAAAGAAATCTATTAATCAACACCATTTTCTATTTATAATTTAAAACTCATCTTAACTTGTTCAAAAAACTAACAACCAGATTTATGCCTTAGATATCTCAGTGAAGTATATCAATATACTCTTATCCTGCTTATGAGTTTTATAGTCTCTTGATAATATAACAAAATAATCAATAATTTATTTTCAATTATTTTTATAATTTTATTCTTTATTGTCTGAAATTTAGGTTTTTTTAAACCTACTGTTTTACACTACTTAAAATTAATGGTCTTGAGTGTGTGTTTTAGAGAGTACAATGGCCGAAAAAATGCAATCCCGAATAAAATATGTAATTGGTCCAGATGGAAGTCCACTAACCATAGCAAACCTACCTCCACCAAATACTCAACGTTGGGTAATTCGAAGAAAAGCAGAAGTAGTAGCAGCTGTACAAGGAGGGCTATTAACCCTTGAAGAGGCATGTCAACGCTATAAGCTGACTGTAGAAGAATTTCTTTCATGGCAATCATCTATACTGGATCATGGCCTTGCTGGCCTACGAACAACCCGGATTCAACAGTATCGCAATTAAACAAAACTTCTTTTGAATATATTTCAAGACACCGTTTTCTTTAATAA
Proteins encoded:
- a CDS encoding YggT family protein, whose protein sequence is MNALIETTVLALNLYTKVLIASVIFSFLYNFGIINTSHQLVKAISDFLYKTTEPILKPIRNLLPDLGGIDISPIILWLIIFFIQTSLLNFMR
- the ppa gene encoding inorganic diphosphatase, with the protein product MNVKSISIGRNPPDDINVIIEISLYGHPVKYEMDKKAEVLFVDRFISTPMLYPGNYGFVPHTCSDDGDPIDVLIYNTEPLFPGSVINVRPIGVMIMEDNSGKDEKILAVPSDHVTTSYKKIQSYKDIPEIDLKKIEHFFRHYKDLEEGKWVKIDQWKGIKDAHNVILAAIERYSE
- the typA gene encoding translational GTPase TypA; translation: MNIRNIAIIAHVDHGKTTLVDELLKQSGAFRDNQRVVERVMDSSDLEKERGITITAKVTSVVWNDIRINIVDTPGHADFGGEVERILSMVDGVVVLVDSAEGPMPQTKFVVGKALRIGLCPIVVVNKIDRSDSRADQVVNEVFDLFVSLDANNDQLDFPILYGSGRSGWMSLSPEGPQDQGLSPLFNLIIKHVPVPIVDTEQPFKMIGTILEANPFLGRVITGRISSGIIKPNQNIKALSSDGSLVETGRISKILAFRGIERQVIDEAHAGDIVSIAGLMKATVADTFCDISVNQPLKAQPIDPPTVTMTFIVNNSPLAGTEGDKVTSRVIRDRLLKETEGNITLTVEESSDKDSFFVSGRGELQLSILIETMRREGFELAVSRPRVVMHKSEEGVLLEPIEEIVIDVDEEYSGIVVQKMNLRKAEMIELRPSGKERVRLVFLCPTRGLIGYQSELMTDTRGTAVINRLFNSYQPYKGEIEGRNNGVLLANESGQAVAYALFNLEDRGSIIIEPGEKVYEGMIIGIHSRENDLDVNVLKGKKLTNIRAAGKDEAVKLTPPIRMTLERALSWIKDDELVEVTPKSIRLRKLYLDPNERKRHGKIREMN
- a CDS encoding argininosuccinate synthase produces the protein MHINKDVKKVVLAYSGGLDTSIILKWLQVELGVEVITFTADLGQGEELQVARKKAEMFGVGKIYIKDLQREFVRDFVFPMFRANTVYEGFYLLGTSIARPLISKYLIEIAHETKADAIVHGATGKGNDQVRFELSAYALDPDIKIIAPWRQWSFKSRGQLIEFAEKHNIPIPKDKRGDVPFSVDCNLLHSSSEGKILEDPSQEAPEYVHGITISPEKAPDKPCVIKIGFKKGDPVSINDEILPPELLLVKLNEYGSNNGIGRIDIVENRFVGMKSRGIYETPGGSILLVAHRAIESITLDRGAAHLKDEVMPRYAELIYCGFWFSPEREMLQALIDKSQEEVEGTVTLKLYKGNIIVIGRESNKSLYSTNLVTFEDDFGVYNQKDSEGFIKLNALRLRTLATRKKWL
- the msrA gene encoding peptide-methionine (S)-S-oxide reductase MsrA, which encodes MAIEYAVIAGGCFWCIEAVFRDLIGVEWVESGYTGGHVPNPTYEQVCTGTTGHAEAVRISFIPSQISYGELLDISFTIHDPTQLNRQDNDIGTQYRSAIFPATPHQNEEAKASIQRAQINYSNSIVTTIEPLGQWYPAEDYHQNYWNSEGQKNRYCLAVIPSKLEKLYKNFPAKIKSRSH
- a CDS encoding YncE family protein; the protein is MSLVSIISSILLFFGLFNTVFANSVNSMKLLVADSLSKRFVIYDLPDLKLSADFSDIMLGNHVGVMTISDGYVLIPDDQSHSLLFLDITKDKPQIVSSIPIPITKERYAWAALSQDENYYFLTSDDDNNSIETLAVVDVKNRKLIKVIDFDTGKPDAELGIAVGGDPAMVILHAGETVNTYSLSSILDPKITKSSIKDGYLKPLSSHRVASGGHGDSVSKVTGMWTGSTKEGMFIGKLTENGLINVKKIPWNIDTFEGGQNYRQRLTIDNRYVFGAINTPTDKPEDWVNAFVDLHVVDLNSMSGKRIRFGKGLVGRGGISKTFAVFPTIEAEQDLLNILVVDPHSKDFGKFDKISLKKLSSGPVPGASPKGKDGRFAAITFDGKYAFVTHGGDGIVSVIDVNKKEVVNTIQTPMPIKGTGYITVLQPKQPPFDFSSR